One window of the Macrobrachium nipponense isolate FS-2020 chromosome 22, ASM1510439v2, whole genome shotgun sequence genome contains the following:
- the LOC135198298 gene encoding pro-resilin-like, producing MLSISNVKRKRCILNGLVPPHDNKGHQDKEKREVTEAGNYISSRLPPEDITQSITSVDPGPSQRYTPPTMKAFVVCALLSLVAADRRPSNGYGAPPSNSYGPPRNSYGVDPLAELAQNIPGGGVPGEDYPILASVPDTGFSCDAQNVPGYYADTDREAGCQVFHICQDRPNGRRQQDSFLCPNGTIFNQQYLVCDWWFNFDCADAEDFYSVNEQIGVVAYDPYGRQSNGNGNNGYGSNGNGMSTNGYGSNGNGNGGKNKNGNGNGKKNKNGKKNGNGKKNGNQNGNGYGSNGNGAPALPSNGYGAPAAPMNGY from the exons atgcTCTCTATATCAAACGTGAAACGGAAGCGGTGCATATTAAATGGCCTTGTTCCACCGCATGACAACAAAGGCCATCAAGATAAGGAAAAGAGAGAAGTCACGGAAGCCGGGAACTATATAAGCTCCCGTCTCCCTCCAGAAGACATCACTCAGTCGATCACCTCTGTAGATCCTGGTCCATCCCAGCGATATACACCACCAACGATGAAGGCCTTTGTAGTGTGTG CTCTTCTCAGCCTCGTAGCCGCCGACAGGCGCCCAAGCAACGGCTATGGAGCTCCTCCAAGCAACTCCTATGGCCCACCTAGGAACTCCTACGGAGTAGATCCACTTGCTGAATTGGCCCAGAACATTCCTGGAGGCGGAGTTCCTGGAGAAGACTACCCTATTTTGGCCTCCGTCCCTGACACCGGTTTCTCCTGCGATGCTCAGAATGTCCCTGGTTATTATGCCGACACCGATCGTGAGGCTGGCTGCCAGGTCTTCCACATCTGCCAGGACAGGCCCAATGGACGCCGTCAGCAGGACTCCTTCCTCTGCCCCAACGGAACCATCTTCAACCAACAGTACCTCGTCTGTGACTGGTGGTTCAACTTCGACTGCGCTGACGCTGAAGACTTCTACTCAGTCAACGAGCAGATTGGCGTCGTTGCCTATGACCCTTATGGTAGACAGAGCAACGGCAACGGTAACAATGGATATGGTTCTAACGGCAATGGTATGAGCACCAATGGTTATGGTTCAAATGGAAACGGAAATGGAGGAAAAAACAAGAATGGTAATGGCAatggaaagaaaaacaagaatggcaagaaaaatggaaatggaaaaaagaatgGAAACCAGAATGGTAACGGTTATGGTTCCAATGGCAATGGCGCTCCTGCCCTTCCCAGCAATGGATATGGAGCCCCAGCTGCTCCAATGAACGGATACTGA
- the LOC135198721 gene encoding pro-resilin-like — MKTFVVFAILSLAAADKRPSPSNGYGAPPAPPSNGYGAPPSNSYGPPRNSYGVDPLAELAQNIPGGGVPGEDYPILASVPDTGFSCDAQNFPGYYADTDREAGCQVFHICQDRPNGRRQQDSFLCPNGTIFNQQYLVCDWWFNFDCADAEDFYSVNEQIGVVVYDPYGRSHNGNGNGNGNNGYGSNGNGNGRKNKNGKKNGNGKKNGNQNGNGYGSNGNGAPALPSNGYGAPAAPMNGYGPPAAPMNGY; from the exons ATGAAGACCTTTGTAGTGTTTG CTATTCTCAGCCTCGCGGCTGCTGACAAACGTCCTTCTCCTTCCAATGGTTATGGAGCTCCTCCAGCTCCTCCAAGCAACGGGTATGGAGCTCCTCCAAGCAATTCCTATGGCCCACCTAGGAACTCCTACGGAGTAGATCCTCTTGCTGAATTGGCACAGAACATTCCTGGTGGAGGAGTTCCTGGAGAAGACTACCCTATTTTGGCCTCCGTCCCAGACACCGGTTTCTCCTGCGATGCTCAGAATTTCCCTGGTTATTATGCCGACACCGATCGTGAGGCTGGCTGCCAGGTCTTCCACATCTGCCAGGACAGGCCCAATGGTCGCCGTCAGCAGGACTCCTTCCTCTGCCCCAACGGCACCATCTTCAACCAACAGTACCTCGTCTGTGACTGGTGGTTCAACTTCGACTGTGCTGACGCTGAAGACTTCTACTCAGTCAACGAGCAGATTGGCGTCGTTGTCTACGACCCTTATGGCAGAAGTCACAACGGTAACGGCAATGGCAACGGTAACAATGGTTATGGTTCAAATGGCAacggaaatggaagaaaaaacaagaatggtaagaaaaatggaaatggcaaaaagaatggaaaccaaaatggtaACGGTTATGGTTCCAATGGCAATGGCGCACCTGCCCTTCCTAGCAATGGATATGGAGCCCCAGCTGCTCCTATGAATGGCTACGGACCACCAGCTGCTCCTATGAATGGATATTGA